The segment AGTGCCTGCTCTGGATTGGTTGCCCCAGTTAAACACGTTTGTGCTTCTTGTGATAATTCATCAAGTGTTTGGGCAACTGCGTGTAGTAACAGTAAATTATAGTTACCGAATACATTCACTAATGTACTTGGAACATAACCAATCATAGCGGCGACTTTACGTAAACTTAGCTCATGGTGAGGGTGCTCATTGAGAAAGTTTTTTACCTGCTCCAGTGTCATGCTTACCAACTCTTCACGAGTATGGTCATTTCTTCTTGCCATGGATATTACTCTTTGATGTGTTTGCTTATCGTATTTTACAAAACTAACGTTTTTAATTATAGAACAATGTTCAATACTGTTATTGTTATCTAATCGAAACCATAGTTGTTAGGAGTTCGATGTCAGAAATAAATTGTTACAAATTTATGTCTAAAGGTCAGAAATGATATCTTGTCACAACAAAAATCACCAATATTAAACGCTATACAGTTTTATTTTTGGTATTTTCTAAAGAAACTTGATCGTTTAACGTCCAAAAATCGATAAGAATACCTATTAGGAAGAAACCAAAGGTACAAAGATAAAGTATCCCAGTGATCCATTTACCCATGTACATACGGTGGACGCCAAACACGCCAAGGAAAGTAAGCAGTAGCCAAGCGATATTATAATCAATTTCACCACTAGCAAAACGCAAGTCTGATTCTCTGTTCATTGATGGAATTAAGAACAAGTCAATCAACCAGCCAATACCGAATAGACCTAAGGTTAAAAACCAAATAGTTCCTGTTACAGGTTTGCCATAATAAAAGCGGTGAGCGCCCGTAAAGCCGAATATCCAGAGTAGATAACCAATGATTTTACTGTGCGTGTTATTCTCTTGCATATAAATATCCATGTTAGTGTTGACAATATCGTAAGATATAAACAACAAAGACTTAACGTTTGATTACTTATAAAAGACCACTTTTGATGGATAAAGTGCCATAAAATGAAGAATATTTTTATAAGTCGTTTAAATAAAAAACAGTATACAAAAATATTTAGGTGCTGTATTCAAAAATGATGAAATTATCAACGATAAATGTTAAAAAATGGTAACAATTTCGCGACGGCTTTAAATTGACATTCTCCATTATATGGCTACGATGCATACAGGACATGGATAAGGTACTTCAACAATGATGAAACGCTTTTTTACCGTATTTGCTTTAGTGTTTGTGGTCGCATTGTCGACACCGCATGCTGAAGCAAAGAAATTTGGTGGTGGTAAGTCGTTTGGTAAAAGTTTTAAAACTGCGCCAATGAAAAAACAACAGCCACAACAAACAGATACTATTCGTAAACAAAACTCACCTGCGTCGTCGAGCAAAAAAGGCTTAATGGGTGGCCTATTAGGTGGCTTACTTGCTGGTGGCTTACTTGCTGCCTTCTTTGGTGGTGCATTTGATGGTATCCAATTTATGGATATTCTCATTATTGGTGTGATTGCATTTGTGTTGTTTAAATTATTTAAAGCAATGCGTGCGAACAAAGGCACTCCGATGGGGCATCGTGAATCTTACGCAGGAAATTCTCCTCGTCAGCAGCCACAACAAGCACAACAGCAATACCGTCAAGCGTCAGGTTCGCAGTCTCAACCACAAAATGGTGGTTTTGAGTCAACCGATAGTGATGTGCCATTTAATTTACCGCCTAACTTTAATATGAATTCATTTTTAAGTGGTTCTCGCGATCACTATCGTATTATTCAAGGCGCATGGAACCATAACGAATTAGCGAAAATCAAAGAATACGTATCACCTGCGTTATTTACAGATTTACAAGCTGAACGTGCCAAACTTTCAGGTGAGCAACATACTGAAGTAATGTACGTTGATGCTGAACTTGTACGTGCAGACTATGACGCGAATTCTGCACAGCTAAGTATTAAGTTCTCTGGTCGTTATAAAGATACCCAAGAAGGGATTGAAGAAGATATTAATGATGTGTGGCATTTAGAGCGAGATTTAAAAACGCCGAATGCACCATGGTTAATCGTTGGTATTCAAGCCTAATTTAGAAAGCCGCTTTTATTAGCGGCTTTTTTATATCTCTCAACAGGTTAGGGTGTTTTTTGTACAGTTGTAAATATCCGAAAAAAGAGTTCTAAAATTATGAGCGTGATCGCGTTTCACTGATATAAAGATCGTAAGATGTTGATCTTGGCACCTAGTTTTATCACCAGTAACCGCTAGTATTAACTCATGATATTAAATAGGTCAGTCGTTAGACATTGAGATCTAAATAGAGACTAATAAGAGGTCGTTATGCCATACACTCAAGATATTGTTGAAGAAATGAATCTATTAGTGAAATTCCCTATTCACAGCAACATGGAAGGGGTAAAAGTTCATAGTGATGCAAATCCAGCATTGGTTTCAGCTGCTCAACGTTTATACGCGAAAGGATTGGTTACTCAACTTGATGGTGGTTATTTAACACATACTGGGCATCAGGTGGCGGAAAACGCAAAAATTGCGCTACGCATTCTGACGGGGAAAACGACAGAATAACGCAGCCATAAGATAAAGAGCATTGATCAAGTTATTTGCTCTAATTCTGTAATTATCGTTAAAGCTTGCTCATTGGTTTTTCCGCAAACATCAGGGCAAGCTTTAAAATGGTGGCATACAGCAGGGCGTTCAGCTTTGCCAAAAAGTTTACATAAATTTTGCTCGTTAAGTTGAACGCAAGGGACACCTGCAGGTTTGCCGTTGGGCATTCCAGGTATGCTTGATGAGATACTTGGAGCTATACAGCAGGCACCACAGCCAAGACGACATTCCATCAATCACTCTCTTCATTGTTTAAATTGGCAGCGCAAATTATCACTCCTTATTCATAAGATCAAAATTAAAGATCTATTTTAGTGCTATATCGATGTTTCCCTTATTTATTCTTAGTAATAATAGCTCTCATTTCGATGCCATTGTTGATTAATAGGTAATTTGAATTTGCAGTTTACCGTCAGGATCGCTATAAACACCGCGCTATAATAAAATAGTAAATTGTAATTTAGCGCTGTTTTAACGCGCATAACGTGAATTTGGTGTAGGTATCATGACGCATTTTTGGCAAGAAAAAGACTTAGCAACAATGACAGATCAGGAGTGGGAATCACTTTGTGACGGTTGTGGTAAGTGCTGTCTGCATAAGCTTATTGATGATGATACAGATGATATCTATTACACCAATGTGGCATGTAGTTTATTAGATAATAAAACATGCTCTTGCAAAGATTATCCTAATCGTTTTGAGTCCGGAGAAGAATGCTTAAAATTGACTCGTGATCGTATTGATGAGTTTGTTTGGCTTCCTGAAACGTGTGCATATCGTTTATTAGCAGAAGGAAAACCATTACCTGAGTGGCATCCACTGCTAACTGGTTCAAAAGAAGCAATGCATAAAGCCAACGAATCGGTACGCGATAAAATTGTGTACGAAATTGATGTGATTGATTGGGAAGATCACATCACAAACCATCCCTTACGTCGTTGATTTTAAAAGTATATATTAAAGGCTCGTTAGATAACGAGCCTTTTTTGTTTATTTTTATAATAATTTAAAGCAGCGTTCTATCGCCTTGCTCTGTGAAAATAAAATTAACGCCTAATTTATTATCTGCATTGAGTTCTTGTTCGATAACGGTTTGTGGATTAGTGCCTTTTTTTAAGCTGTGTTTAATGTGTGTGATGATCACATTAAGATCTTTTAATGGTTGTTCACCACCAACATAGCCTGCCAATGAATCTAATTCTGCGAGTAACCATTTTGGTGTTAAGTGACCAAATAGTAATTTATCTGGTGTGCTATTGCTAAAAGAGGTCTCAATGAAGATCCCTTTTAATTTCTTTTGCTGAATATACGGTGCAATCTGTTGCCAAATAGTATCTAACGCCGTGCTTTTTTCTACCGCGTCAGGGCCAGTATCCCCTAAATAAATGACCACTTCGTTGGCGGCATTTTTAAATAAGAATGCGGTAGATTCTGCGCCTGAATGGCTTAATGGAAAAGCTTTTACTTTTAATTCGGTATTGGCAACGGGCAACCACTGATTGATAGTCAGTGGTGCTAATTCATATTTGCCGAGTTTAAAGCCTTCACCTTGACTCGTAAAATTAGGCCATGCTTTCCAATTAAAATAATCTTGACTGATAGTTTGATGAACAGACGGAAGGGCATAAATAGGTTTTTTGCTGTCATCTGGCGAAGCAATAATAAGTCCTGCAATGTGATCAAGATGGGCATGACTAATGAAGTAGCCCTGAATTTTCTGGGTTAGGATGTAACCTTCTTGGGTGTAAGGGCTGGATATAGGTGCCACCATGTCACTAAACGCATCTTTATTGGTCGCAGCGATAAGCCCATTGACAATGCTACCAGCATCTAAGGTTATGTAATTGTTGTCAGTGTTTGATTTCAGCATAAATGCGGTTAGGTTGCCGTCTTGGATCCCACCTTTAGCGCCAAGTGTAATAACATCAAACCCAGCAAAACTGAACGATGAATAGCAACACAGTGCAGCCATAATTAAATGTTTGTTCATAAAAATCCATACTGATAAGAAATGATTTTAGTGCTGTTAAACGCTAAAACGTAACTTGAAAGAGTCCTAATACAGCGAGATATATACAAAATACGCGGTTGAGAGCAAAGTGATTTTTATAAGAAGTGAGAGATAGCTGAAATAAAAAATAACCTAATAAAAAACTATGCTTATTAGGCTATTTAGTGGGGGAGTTATTGAAGTAATTACAACGTGTTAAAGGTATTACATTGACGAGGATCGCCAGTTGTTAGTCCTTTCTTAAACCATTTAATACGTTGTGCTGAGGTGCCATGCGTAAAACCGTCAGGTTGAACTGCATGGCCTGCCATTTTCTGTAAATGGTCATCGCCTACCGAGCTTGCAGCTTTAATGCCTTCATCAATATCTCCTTCCTCAAGTATGCCTTGTTGATTGACGTAATGTCCCCATACGCCAGCATAGCAGTCTGCTTGTAGTTCAAGTTTTACACTTAAACGGTTGGCTTCCACTTTACTGCTACGTTGTTGCATTTTATGTACTTTGGTACTTGTGCCTAATAGGTTTTGTACATGGTGCCCCACTTCGTGAGCGATAACATAAGCAAAAGCAAAATCACCGGGGGCGCCTAGCTTTTTAAGCTCGTTCATAAAGCTTAAATCTAAATACACTTTTTTATCCGCAGGGCAATAAAATGGGCCTGATTGCGCTGAGCCTGTGCCACAAGCTGTTTGGGTTACATTATTGTAAAGCACCAGTTTTGGCGGTTGGTATTTACCATCAAGGATCTTATTCCAGACGGTTTCAGTTGTGCCTAATACTGCAGCGACAAATTGTTTATTCTCGTCATTTTGAGTTATTGGTTGAGAAGGTGTAGCTGATTGTTGCAGCCCCATCATGTTGCCGCCAGTAAAGTGTTGATACGCTAAAAATAAGCCACCGACAACAAGAATAACTCTACC is part of the Photobacterium angustum genome and harbors:
- a CDS encoding NINE protein — encoded protein: MQENNTHSKIIGYLLWIFGFTGAHRFYYGKPVTGTIWFLTLGLFGIGWLIDLFLIPSMNRESDLRFASGEIDYNIAWLLLTFLGVFGVHRMYMGKWITGILYLCTFGFFLIGILIDFWTLNDQVSLENTKNKTV
- a CDS encoding Tim44 domain-containing protein, with the protein product MKRFFTVFALVFVVALSTPHAEAKKFGGGKSFGKSFKTAPMKKQQPQQTDTIRKQNSPASSSKKGLMGGLLGGLLAGGLLAAFFGGAFDGIQFMDILIIGVIAFVLFKLFKAMRANKGTPMGHRESYAGNSPRQQPQQAQQQYRQASGSQSQPQNGGFESTDSDVPFNLPPNFNMNSFLSGSRDHYRIIQGAWNHNELAKIKEYVSPALFTDLQAERAKLSGEQHTEVMYVDAELVRADYDANSAQLSIKFSGRYKDTQEGIEEDINDVWHLERDLKTPNAPWLIVGIQA
- a CDS encoding TIGR02647 family protein, whose product is MPYTQDIVEEMNLLVKFPIHSNMEGVKVHSDANPALVSAAQRLYAKGLVTQLDGGYLTHTGHQVAENAKIALRILTGKTTE
- a CDS encoding YkgJ family cysteine cluster protein; translated protein: MECRLGCGACCIAPSISSSIPGMPNGKPAGVPCVQLNEQNLCKLFGKAERPAVCHHFKACPDVCGKTNEQALTIITELEQIT
- a CDS encoding YcgN family cysteine cluster protein; this translates as MTHFWQEKDLATMTDQEWESLCDGCGKCCLHKLIDDDTDDIYYTNVACSLLDNKTCSCKDYPNRFESGEECLKLTRDRIDEFVWLPETCAYRLLAEGKPLPEWHPLLTGSKEAMHKANESVRDKIVYEIDVIDWEDHITNHPLRR
- a CDS encoding MBL fold metallo-hydrolase — protein: MNKHLIMAALCCYSSFSFAGFDVITLGAKGGIQDGNLTAFMLKSNTDNNYITLDAGSIVNGLIAATNKDAFSDMVAPISSPYTQEGYILTQKIQGYFISHAHLDHIAGLIIASPDDSKKPIYALPSVHQTISQDYFNWKAWPNFTSQGEGFKLGKYELAPLTINQWLPVANTELKVKAFPLSHSGAESTAFLFKNAANEVVIYLGDTGPDAVEKSTALDTIWQQIAPYIQQKKLKGIFIETSFSNSTPDKLLFGHLTPKWLLAELDSLAGYVGGEQPLKDLNVIITHIKHSLKKGTNPQTVIEQELNADNKLGVNFIFTEQGDRTLL
- the ypfJ gene encoding KPN_02809 family neutral zinc metallopeptidase codes for the protein MRWKNSRRSTNIEDRRGQGSAQAGLPIGGLLRFIPFLIKTKIGRVILVVGGLFLAYQHFTGGNMMGLQQSATPSQPITQNDENKQFVAAVLGTTETVWNKILDGKYQPPKLVLYNNVTQTACGTGSAQSGPFYCPADKKVYLDLSFMNELKKLGAPGDFAFAYVIAHEVGHHVQNLLGTSTKVHKMQQRSSKVEANRLSVKLELQADCYAGVWGHYVNQQGILEEGDIDEGIKAASSVGDDHLQKMAGHAVQPDGFTHGTSAQRIKWFKKGLTTGDPRQCNTFNTL